The proteins below are encoded in one region of Aquisphaera giovannonii:
- a CDS encoding PQQ-dependent sugar dehydrogenase, with translation MAVIATRTTREGLRKLPTTARPILDAADVLVPEGYAVEPVLAGLSFPCGMGFADDGSLFLLEGGSTWPTRPYMPARILRLDTASGGVSEVGVEVLGGPRGVSYRDGAIYVTVKGGYHAHVDKYDLKTNARTTIVDGLPSGGWHEPSDPMFGPDGLLYFGNGSVSQNGVSLPQGFTVDLAKHPEACDVPGQDVTLTGNNVWSRNPTTPFPFLTETGPFKPFGQRAQKGEVIRGRLKCSSGLWRCHPDGSGLELLAWGLRNPYGLAFSEAGELYATDNDYEEKGERAIAEDPDRIWHIRNAKSAHGSVRTPDWYGFPDLCGDGVPAWDETRRPRKGKPAEPLIADRPAWAGPAAFLEKPHTCECHMDFCRSDAFGHRGHVFLSQFGTYAPLNTPDPAALDRGFCVKRIDLATGENEPFVRNRQPGPASHHPGSGGIERPVDCKFHPDGRSLYVLDFGVTVVAPTHVVAYARTGALWRVTKL, from the coding sequence ATGGCCGTGATCGCGACGCGAACCACCCGTGAGGGCCTCCGCAAATTGCCGACGACCGCGCGGCCGATCCTCGACGCGGCGGACGTCCTCGTCCCCGAGGGGTACGCCGTCGAGCCGGTGCTGGCCGGGCTCTCGTTCCCCTGCGGGATGGGGTTCGCGGACGACGGCTCGCTCTTCCTGCTGGAAGGCGGCTCGACCTGGCCGACGCGGCCGTACATGCCCGCCCGCATCCTCCGCCTGGACACCGCGTCGGGGGGCGTGAGCGAGGTCGGCGTGGAGGTCCTCGGCGGCCCCCGCGGGGTCAGCTACCGCGACGGGGCGATCTACGTGACCGTGAAGGGGGGCTATCACGCCCACGTGGACAAGTACGACCTGAAGACGAACGCGCGGACGACGATCGTGGACGGGCTGCCCAGCGGCGGCTGGCACGAGCCGAGCGACCCGATGTTCGGGCCCGACGGGCTGCTCTACTTCGGCAACGGCTCGGTGAGCCAGAACGGGGTGAGCCTGCCCCAGGGCTTCACGGTGGACCTGGCCAAGCATCCCGAGGCCTGCGACGTGCCCGGCCAGGACGTCACGCTGACGGGCAACAACGTCTGGAGCCGCAACCCGACCACGCCCTTCCCGTTCCTGACCGAGACCGGGCCGTTCAAGCCCTTCGGCCAGAGGGCGCAGAAGGGCGAGGTGATCCGCGGCCGGCTCAAGTGCAGCAGCGGGCTCTGGCGTTGCCACCCGGACGGCAGCGGCCTGGAGCTGCTGGCCTGGGGCCTGCGGAACCCCTACGGCCTGGCCTTCAGCGAGGCCGGCGAGTTGTACGCCACCGACAACGACTACGAGGAGAAGGGCGAGCGGGCGATCGCCGAGGACCCGGACCGGATCTGGCACATCCGGAACGCGAAATCGGCGCACGGCTCGGTGCGGACGCCCGACTGGTACGGGTTCCCCGACCTCTGCGGCGACGGCGTCCCCGCCTGGGATGAGACCAGGCGGCCGAGGAAGGGGAAGCCGGCGGAGCCGCTGATCGCCGACCGGCCCGCGTGGGCCGGCCCGGCCGCCTTCCTGGAGAAGCCGCACACCTGCGAGTGCCACATGGACTTCTGCCGGTCCGACGCCTTCGGCCACCGCGGGCACGTCTTCCTCTCCCAGTTCGGGACCTACGCGCCGCTCAACACGCCGGACCCGGCCGCCCTGGACCGGGGCTTCTGCGTCAAACGGATCGACCTGGCGACCGGCGAGAACGAGCCGTTCGTGCGCAATCGACAGCCCGGCCCGGCGTCCCACCACCCGGGCAGCGGCGGGATCGAGCGCCCGGTCGACTGCAAGTTCCACCCGGACGGGCGGAGCCTCTACGTGCTGGACTTCGGCGTCACCGTCGTCGCCCCGACCCACGTCGTCGCCTACGCCCGCACCGGGGCGCTGTGGCGGGTCACGAAGCTCTGA
- a CDS encoding DUF6348 family protein has product MSDSEALLDLIEACVVEHGGDLGGWTRRDGDGDGASLHLFDGRVTLRATVSEGGPGGGLGAVHAHVVATLHEHDDEELDACLFGMGDDRESALKQAAVVWLTAVAGPIRSFLDDRPVCMTCQANVEGGDIAKGYAPGGFGLPPGLRAYVGPSITRGIEEPPGGPGSPASEALPWFRYAAESAAPRRVHLAKATVVHQGAEGWRRELEIDGHDVSHRDPDWPDRPRGPGFGYMTRFAVFEFPRNSKTLARRAKLEKAIRRFAESYAKFDSAEELMADMVARGHDPALVREVEAFSTIAFGRALFEPLGVKYPATIFRARQDGRVQADVPLMGLPAYSRARALAAKLRETMPQDEFQSLCLYNAESHAIVNSIEAAKGKPDFESLTLYPLVVPDPGASDETMEAALAALRVLIDRSRPAASKKPWWKFW; this is encoded by the coding sequence ATGTCCGACTCCGAGGCTCTCCTGGACCTGATCGAGGCGTGCGTCGTCGAGCACGGCGGCGACCTCGGCGGCTGGACCCGCCGCGACGGCGACGGCGATGGGGCGTCGCTCCATCTCTTCGACGGCCGCGTGACGCTCCGCGCCACGGTGTCCGAGGGCGGGCCGGGCGGGGGCCTCGGCGCGGTCCACGCGCACGTCGTGGCCACGCTCCACGAGCACGACGACGAGGAGCTGGACGCCTGCCTCTTCGGGATGGGCGACGACCGCGAGTCCGCGCTGAAGCAGGCGGCCGTCGTCTGGCTGACGGCCGTCGCCGGGCCCATCCGGTCGTTCCTCGACGACAGGCCGGTCTGCATGACCTGCCAGGCGAACGTCGAGGGGGGCGACATCGCGAAGGGCTACGCGCCGGGCGGCTTCGGCCTGCCGCCGGGCCTGCGTGCCTACGTCGGTCCGTCGATCACGCGCGGGATCGAGGAGCCGCCGGGCGGCCCGGGCTCGCCCGCCAGCGAAGCATTGCCCTGGTTCCGCTACGCCGCCGAGTCCGCGGCCCCGCGGCGGGTCCACCTCGCGAAGGCGACGGTGGTCCACCAGGGGGCCGAAGGCTGGCGCCGGGAGCTGGAGATCGACGGCCACGACGTCTCCCACCGCGACCCCGACTGGCCCGACAGGCCGCGCGGGCCCGGCTTCGGCTACATGACGCGGTTCGCCGTCTTCGAGTTCCCCCGCAACTCCAAGACGCTCGCCCGCCGGGCGAAATTGGAGAAGGCCATCCGCCGGTTCGCGGAGAGCTACGCGAAGTTCGACTCCGCCGAGGAGCTCATGGCGGACATGGTCGCCCGGGGGCACGACCCTGCGCTTGTGCGCGAGGTGGAGGCGTTCTCGACGATCGCCTTCGGCCGGGCCCTGTTCGAGCCGCTCGGCGTGAAGTACCCCGCGACGATCTTCCGGGCCCGCCAGGACGGCCGCGTCCAGGCCGACGTCCCGCTCATGGGCCTCCCCGCCTACTCCCGCGCCCGGGCCCTCGCGGCGAAGCTCCGCGAGACGATGCCGCAGGACGAGTTCCAGTCGCTCTGCCTCTACAACGCGGAGTCGCACGCGATCGTGAACTCCATCGAGGCCGCGAAGGGCAAGCCCGACTTCGAATCCCTGACCCTCTACCCCCTCGTCGTCCCCGACCCGGGCGCGTCCGACGAGACGATGGAGGCCGCCCTCGCCGCCCTCCGCGTCCTCATCGATCGCAGCCGCCCGGCCGCGAGCAAGAAGCCCTGGTGGAAGTTCTGGTAG
- a CDS encoding sigma-70 family RNA polymerase sigma factor: MTAPTIADVHAQLEALFDRGALGALTDAQLLGRFLGGASEDAEAAFAALVRRHAAMVYRVCLATLGHRQDAEDAAQAVFLVLARRARSVRRSESAASWLHGVARRTALRARRDALRRETHERRRAETMASITSPTTPPADVWDDLHREIDRLPEAYRAAIVLRHLEGLPHDECARRLGCPLRTFQSRLLRARDRLRDRLASRGIGLAAILPEVPHWTAIVGEFPAAWIEATARSARAFAAGQAGAGASPDAIALARSIAGPMSTIAPIAMTAVIAASVCAVAIAPARSRGGPPARRAEVEPQVRPAASARAAEEQAKQPIEVHVVEKAGGTPIEGAEVVVMLPHGGDLGYHVRAMRAASRYVTDAKGSCRVEIPSESPGDFEIRVRKPGFVDRTYSHGVPLQGPIPPTPLPPSHTFELERGTTIGGVVKRRDGEPIAGARVFVRATSPIRGTARDSEYSSIVGENGRAVTDGQGRWRFDGMPSTWTRLSVVFWHPDYVLPGLLPFPDPPSEEGLRALRAETILDEGLAVGGRVIDENGRPVAGATVTVAGAVGWRSIVPGIPSATTDAEGRYRFAHIPAGLRYIRATAPGRPPGWADDVIVGPGTKPVEIRLGPSASPGRVPVDSDGRQGLHPRASR, translated from the coding sequence ATGACAGCCCCCACGATCGCCGACGTCCACGCCCAACTGGAGGCCCTCTTCGACCGCGGGGCCCTCGGGGCCCTCACCGACGCCCAGCTGCTGGGGCGGTTCCTCGGTGGGGCCAGCGAGGACGCCGAGGCGGCGTTCGCGGCGCTCGTCCGGCGGCACGCGGCGATGGTGTACCGGGTCTGCCTCGCGACCCTCGGGCACCGCCAGGACGCCGAGGACGCCGCCCAGGCCGTCTTCCTGGTCCTGGCCCGCCGCGCCCGGTCGGTGCGCCGGTCCGAGTCGGCGGCGAGCTGGCTCCACGGCGTCGCCCGCCGCACCGCCCTCCGGGCCCGCCGCGACGCCCTCCGTCGCGAGACGCACGAGCGGCGGAGGGCCGAGACGATGGCAAGCATCACGAGCCCGACCACGCCGCCGGCCGATGTTTGGGACGACCTCCACCGCGAGATCGACCGCCTGCCCGAGGCGTATCGCGCCGCCATCGTCCTGCGACACCTGGAGGGCCTCCCTCACGACGAATGCGCCCGCCGCCTGGGCTGCCCCCTGCGGACCTTCCAGAGCCGCCTGCTGCGGGCCCGAGACCGGCTACGCGACCGCCTGGCGAGCCGCGGCATCGGCCTCGCCGCGATCCTGCCGGAGGTCCCCCATTGGACGGCCATCGTGGGCGAGTTCCCCGCCGCCTGGATCGAGGCGACCGCGCGGTCGGCGCGGGCCTTCGCCGCCGGCCAGGCCGGCGCGGGGGCCTCGCCGGACGCGATTGCCCTGGCGCGATCGATCGCGGGGCCCATGTCGACCATCGCCCCGATCGCGATGACGGCCGTGATCGCCGCCTCGGTCTGCGCCGTCGCGATCGCCCCGGCCCGGTCTCGCGGAGGGCCGCCCGCCCGGCGGGCAGAAGTCGAACCTCAAGTTCGGCCCGCGGCCTCGGCCCGCGCGGCGGAAGAACAGGCGAAGCAGCCGATCGAGGTCCACGTCGTCGAGAAGGCCGGCGGGACGCCGATCGAGGGCGCGGAGGTCGTCGTCATGCTTCCTCACGGCGGCGACCTGGGTTACCACGTACGCGCCATGAGGGCCGCGTCCCGGTACGTGACCGACGCGAAGGGTTCCTGCCGCGTGGAGATCCCAAGCGAATCGCCGGGGGATTTCGAGATCAGGGTGCGAAAACCGGGATTCGTCGATCGAACCTACTCGCACGGCGTGCCCCTGCAGGGCCCGATCCCCCCTACACCACTCCCGCCCAGCCATACCTTCGAGCTCGAGCGGGGTACGACAATCGGCGGGGTCGTGAAGCGGCGAGACGGCGAGCCGATCGCGGGGGCACGGGTCTTCGTCAGGGCGACTTCCCCCATTCGCGGAACCGCCAGGGACAGTGAGTATTCTTCCATCGTCGGCGAGAACGGCAGGGCCGTGACCGACGGCCAGGGCCGCTGGCGGTTCGACGGGATGCCCTCGACATGGACGAGATTATCCGTCGTATTCTGGCATCCCGACTACGTGTTGCCGGGATTGCTACCGTTCCCCGATCCGCCCTCCGAGGAGGGCCTCAGGGCCCTCCGGGCGGAGACGATCCTCGATGAGGGGCTCGCGGTGGGGGGCAGGGTCATCGACGAGAACGGTCGGCCCGTCGCCGGCGCGACCGTGACGGTGGCGGGCGCGGTCGGATGGCGGTCCATCGTGCCCGGGATTCCGTCGGCGACGACCGACGCCGAGGGCCGCTACCGGTTTGCCCACATCCCGGCGGGGCTGCGGTACATTCGGGCCACCGCCCCGGGCCGCCCGCCGGGCTGGGCCGACGACGTGATCGTCGGGCCGGGTACGAAGCCCGTTGAGATCCGCCTGGGTCCGAGCGCCTCCCCCGGTCGAGTCCCGGTCGATTCAGATGGTCGCCAGGGTCTTCACCCCCGAGCGTCCCGGTAG
- a CDS encoding HAD family hydrolase gives MEASRAQSLLGGSGLGGFVERIVSIDEVRAWKPRPEVYRHAADLAGLAPSCLALIAAHARDCHGASRARLATGWVSRPELRLNPALSQPDVRGVALSRVDEALIRLPRD, from the coding sequence ATGGAGGCGAGCCGCGCGCAGTCGCTGCTGGGGGGCTCCGGCCTGGGCGGGTTCGTCGAGCGGATCGTCTCGATCGACGAGGTCCGGGCCTGGAAGCCCCGCCCCGAGGTCTATCGCCACGCCGCCGACCTCGCCGGCCTGGCCCCGTCCTGCCTGGCCCTGATCGCCGCGCACGCCCGAGACTGCCACGGTGCGTCGCGGGCCCGCCTCGCAACCGGCTGGGTCAGCCGCCCCGAGCTCCGCCTCAATCCGGCCCTCAGCCAGCCGGACGTCCGGGGCGTGGCCCTCTCCCGTGTGGACGAGGCCCTCATCAGGCTCCCCCGCGACTGA
- a CDS encoding serine/threonine-protein kinase → MWSESLDDPKRATGHAPAVPGGGEIRAGAGPLEGRYDLLDVLGVGGMGVVRVGRDRHLGRELAVKLMKRELVGQPRAERRFLDEARIKSRLQHPAIPPVYELVANSELGPFFTMKLVEGQTLEALLKDLQGSGEDRPRLLRILERVSQGVAHAHEQGIVHLDLSTKNVMVDPRDDLVQVMDWGLARDVNEAVAGGGAGPGQGHPARAQKAAGGTPGFMAPEVLLGRPAHTPADVFALGSILCRILTGRPAYAFRSPQDLLRQAAESGFGLALVGDARGRLLELRVAAEAAGEAEEARLIALAFESIDPEPANRPADAKAFGARLATYLGDSDRRRRDAEVELRAAKAREAADRRRRRMAYAAMAAALVAIATGGGALVAADRRARRDEADVREAVALAQARFDEATRGGPGEGFAWDRAREAAARADHVARRVPTRRDLARQVDAMAAVAQRGWRLHRLAARLDEARLAEAASVRDGHFDSGPKLDGYAAAFAEAGVPFGSTPVAEIIALLQGAGHAQDIAAALDDWEIESADAPFHADLIAVAEAIDPACNDVRRCIRGRDAEALIALVRAEGAGRIPVSGMRLVAQALQGFGRRPLAAPLLEEAIARGPGDFWLNHELGVALLHADPPRPDEAVRYLTAARSLRPTSPGVRLNLGNALARAGRTKEAESEYRAAIHLQPEYGEAHFNLGYLLEDLNRLAEAEASYREAIRHRPKSASAQSALGLLLLANRRVDEAVKHLRIAVGLDPGDAKAHVNLGNGLNAQGSTADAEASYHAAIERDPGLAGAYSNLASLMQKRGSVGEAEAMYRRAADLAPGLSEARQGLGQTLKALGRLEEAERELAEAVRLDPKDAGSRFDLADLLARRGQSVGAEKYYREAIKLQPAFAEAHCNLGQLLRLEGRFREALEELRIGHAQGSARPDWPYPSARWVKACEALTGLEGRLPALLSGAEHPRDNAERLLLGELCYDLKRFVDAADFYGDALRLDPELGADRGPQYRYNAACAALRAATDVPGGADRAALRARAYDWLRLELKAWKVVATGPEPNAKSTVDDALRYWKEDPDLTAVRDKAAVPALPDEERASWRAFWSEVDGLLREVAGRDGEGGV, encoded by the coding sequence GTGTGGTCCGAGTCACTCGACGATCCGAAGCGGGCAACCGGTCACGCCCCTGCTGTCCCGGGCGGGGGCGAAATCCGGGCAGGAGCAGGGCCGCTCGAAGGGCGCTACGACCTGCTCGACGTGCTCGGCGTCGGCGGCATGGGAGTCGTCCGCGTCGGACGCGACCGCCACCTCGGACGCGAGCTGGCGGTCAAGCTCATGAAGCGGGAGCTCGTCGGCCAGCCCCGGGCGGAACGGCGGTTCCTCGACGAGGCCCGCATCAAGAGCCGGCTCCAGCATCCGGCGATCCCGCCGGTATACGAGCTGGTCGCGAACTCCGAGCTCGGCCCATTCTTCACCATGAAGTTGGTGGAGGGCCAGACCCTCGAGGCCCTGCTGAAGGATCTCCAGGGCTCGGGAGAGGACCGCCCTCGCCTCCTGCGCATCCTGGAGCGGGTGAGTCAGGGGGTGGCCCACGCCCACGAGCAGGGGATCGTCCACCTCGACCTTTCGACGAAGAACGTGATGGTGGACCCCCGCGACGACCTGGTCCAGGTCATGGACTGGGGCCTGGCCAGGGACGTGAACGAGGCCGTCGCCGGCGGGGGAGCCGGGCCGGGTCAGGGCCACCCGGCCCGCGCCCAGAAGGCCGCGGGCGGGACGCCGGGGTTCATGGCGCCCGAGGTCCTCCTCGGCCGGCCCGCCCACACGCCGGCCGACGTCTTCGCCCTGGGCTCCATCCTGTGCCGGATCCTCACCGGCCGGCCGGCCTACGCCTTCAGATCGCCGCAGGACCTGCTCCGCCAGGCGGCCGAGTCGGGCTTCGGCCTCGCGCTGGTGGGCGACGCCCGCGGCCGGCTCCTCGAGCTCCGCGTCGCGGCCGAGGCGGCCGGCGAGGCGGAGGAGGCCCGGCTGATCGCGCTGGCCTTCGAGAGCATCGACCCCGAGCCGGCCAACCGCCCGGCCGATGCGAAAGCGTTCGGCGCCCGGCTGGCGACCTACCTTGGCGATTCGGATCGGCGGCGTCGGGACGCCGAGGTCGAGCTGCGTGCGGCGAAGGCACGGGAGGCGGCCGACCGTCGGCGTCGGCGGATGGCCTACGCGGCGATGGCCGCCGCCCTGGTCGCGATCGCGACGGGCGGCGGGGCGCTCGTGGCGGCCGATCGTCGGGCGAGGCGCGACGAGGCCGACGTGCGCGAGGCGGTGGCCCTGGCCCAGGCCCGCTTCGACGAGGCGACCCGCGGCGGGCCGGGGGAGGGCTTCGCCTGGGATCGCGCCAGGGAGGCCGCCGCCCGCGCGGACCACGTCGCGCGTCGCGTGCCGACCCGTCGAGACCTGGCACGCCAGGTCGACGCGATGGCCGCCGTCGCCCAGCGGGGGTGGCGGCTCCACCGCCTGGCCGCGCGGCTCGACGAGGCCCGGCTGGCGGAGGCGGCATCCGTGCGCGATGGCCACTTCGACAGCGGACCCAAGCTCGACGGCTACGCCGCCGCATTCGCGGAGGCCGGCGTGCCGTTCGGCTCGACGCCCGTCGCCGAGATCATCGCCCTCTTGCAGGGGGCGGGGCACGCGCAGGACATCGCGGCGGCCCTCGACGACTGGGAGATCGAGTCGGCCGACGCGCCGTTCCACGCCGACCTCATCGCCGTCGCCGAGGCGATCGACCCGGCGTGCAACGACGTCCGCCGATGCATCCGGGGCCGCGACGCCGAGGCCCTGATCGCCCTGGTTCGTGCGGAGGGCGCCGGCCGAATCCCCGTCTCCGGCATGCGACTCGTCGCGCAAGCCCTCCAGGGCTTCGGCCGGCGCCCCCTGGCAGCCCCATTGCTGGAGGAGGCCATCGCCCGGGGGCCGGGCGACTTCTGGTTGAATCACGAGCTGGGAGTCGCACTGCTCCACGCGGACCCCCCGCGGCCGGACGAGGCGGTGCGATATCTGACGGCGGCGCGGTCGCTCAGGCCGACGAGCCCGGGGGTCCGGCTGAACCTGGGCAATGCCCTGGCGCGGGCGGGACGGACCAAGGAAGCAGAGTCCGAGTACCGCGCAGCGATCCACCTCCAGCCCGAGTATGGCGAGGCCCATTTCAACCTGGGGTACCTGCTGGAGGATCTAAACCGGCTCGCCGAGGCGGAGGCATCCTATCGCGAGGCGATCCGCCACCGCCCGAAGTCCGCCTCCGCCCAGTCCGCTCTGGGGCTCCTGCTCCTGGCGAACCGGCGTGTCGACGAGGCCGTCAAACACCTTCGCATCGCCGTCGGGCTGGATCCGGGGGATGCCAAGGCGCACGTCAATCTAGGCAACGGCCTCAACGCGCAGGGCAGCACGGCCGACGCGGAGGCCTCGTACCACGCCGCGATCGAGCGCGATCCCGGGCTCGCCGGGGCCTACTCGAACCTTGCGAGTCTCATGCAGAAGCGGGGCAGCGTCGGGGAGGCGGAGGCGATGTACCGGAGGGCCGCCGATTTGGCCCCGGGCCTTTCCGAGGCGCGTCAGGGCCTTGGACAGACCCTCAAAGCCCTCGGGCGTCTCGAGGAGGCGGAGCGCGAGCTCGCCGAGGCCGTCCGCCTCGACCCGAAGGATGCCGGATCACGATTCGACCTCGCCGACCTGCTCGCGCGCCGCGGCCAATCGGTCGGCGCCGAGAAGTACTATCGGGAGGCCATCAAGCTCCAGCCGGCATTCGCCGAGGCGCATTGCAACCTCGGGCAGTTGCTCCGCCTCGAGGGCCGCTTCCGCGAGGCGCTGGAGGAACTCCGAATCGGGCACGCCCAAGGGTCGGCCCGTCCGGACTGGCCCTATCCGTCGGCACGCTGGGTCAAGGCGTGTGAGGCGCTGACGGGGCTGGAGGGCCGGCTCCCCGCCCTGCTCAGTGGGGCGGAGCACCCGCGGGATAATGCCGAACGCCTCCTCCTGGGTGAGCTGTGCTACGATCTGAAGCGCTTCGTCGACGCGGCGGATTTCTACGGGGACGCGCTCCGACTCGACCCGGAGCTCGGCGCCGATCGGGGACCCCAATATCGGTACAACGCGGCGTGCGCGGCCCTCCGTGCCGCCACCGACGTGCCGGGCGGGGCCGACCGGGCGGCACTGCGTGCGAGGGCGTACGACTGGCTCAGACTCGAGCTGAAAGCCTGGAAGGTGGTCGCCACAGGCCCGGAGCCGAACGCGAAGTCGACGGTCGACGACGCGCTTCGCTACTGGAAGGAGGACCCGGACCTGACCGCCGTGCGGGATAAGGCGGCGGTGCCCGCACTTCCCGACGAGGAACGGGCCTCGTGGCGGGCGTTCTGGTCCGAGGTGGACGGCCTGCTCCGCGAAGTCGCGGGCCGGGATGGGGAAGGCGGCGTCTGA